A genomic segment from Lignipirellula cremea encodes:
- a CDS encoding 3-keto-disaccharide hydrolase encodes MRPSILFTLTLLSLLAAGGGAVAAEPANGKTVSLFNGKDLTGWHVDVPERDKNPEAPASFVVRDGMLVSLGSPKGHLITDDQHANYRLEVEYRFAAKPGNCGVLIHASTPRALYGMFPKSIEAQMNSGHAGDFWCIVEDITVPNMEERRGPKENWGVTEGKGRRIFNLTDDSENKPGEWNRMTIEVVKDEIKVWVNGDLVNHGSKCTASKGQIALQAEGSEVEFRKVELTPITQLTE; translated from the coding sequence ATGCGTCCCTCGATTCTGTTCACGTTGACCCTGCTCTCCCTTCTGGCCGCGGGCGGCGGGGCGGTGGCTGCCGAACCGGCTAATGGGAAAACGGTGAGCCTGTTTAATGGCAAGGATCTTACCGGCTGGCATGTCGATGTGCCGGAGCGGGACAAGAACCCCGAGGCGCCGGCGTCGTTTGTGGTGCGTGACGGGATGCTTGTCAGCCTGGGCAGTCCGAAGGGCCATCTGATTACCGACGACCAGCATGCGAACTACCGCCTGGAGGTGGAGTACCGCTTTGCCGCCAAACCGGGGAACTGCGGCGTGCTGATCCATGCCTCGACCCCGCGGGCCCTGTATGGGATGTTCCCCAAGTCGATCGAAGCGCAAATGAACTCCGGCCATGCCGGCGATTTCTGGTGCATCGTCGAGGATATCACCGTGCCCAACATGGAGGAACGACGCGGCCCCAAAGAGAACTGGGGCGTCACCGAAGGGAAGGGGCGACGGATCTTCAACCTCACCGATGACTCGGAGAACAAGCCGGGCGAGTGGAACCGCATGACGATCGAAGTGGTCAAAGACGAGATCAAAGTCTGGGTCAACGGCGACCTGGTCAATCACGGCTCCAAGTGCACCGCGAGCAAAGGGCAGATCGCCCTGCAGGCCGAAGGATCCGAAGTCGAGTTCCGCAAAGTCGAGCTCACCCCCATCACGCAGCTGACCGAGTAG
- a CDS encoding glycosyl hydrolase produces MNFPKVFMGCACCLAMMIAGMADSRAQTIAIGKGAYRTDLPPDAAGKPRLRVDAAPLVSGAIEGAVPTSDWWSSLVWPVHSQHSLPMFPHPLGVQAHPQGLGLGYTPTPSISSSEKDGAVFQSGTSYKFPYRQSLLVGLQGGESKAAVLDRYSDWSVTALWQNDQDQLRATFAHGSPFVYFERESEKPIEVAFSAAPVDRNAEPVQPLVFRWTKITAPHTGKPGEIRLSVDAGKHIGVGSRARLVYDFDGDGNTDRVETFALFATDPRADSFESYSSANQKLDDRLTRGEMQAFRGGSVSLEFWKCFGEGELSLQLSKSAVRLPFAGEESTAFLKQSGEFGKQPDEAIVTLKEPDHPPGAAKVFYDEGAVVGVTLNGAHYGIFAPSGSQWSGVTAGRAASLTSDLAGKDYLSVVVLPDDKRETLEWFRRRAYAFVIDTRVAWKYEPSQAAVVTTYTVTTEAKEGDNRETAMALYRHQYLHLNETVQLTAFRYASPRGEMQLLSGDHFSTTIPFLGVLPALPNPTSGHAELKQRVDADIQQILTREKTFEREDSYWNGKEFGKWAELIQIADQLGKTEARDQLLSLLQDRVEDWLDGRDQLFFYYDKSWGALIGYPDSYGSADQFNDHHFHYSYFIKAAATIAQFDPAWAAPENYGGMLELLIRNCANQDRQDNRFPWMRNLDPYAGHSWASGHAGFASGNNQESSSESMNFATALILYGQATQNDKIRDLGIYWHSTEAEAIRQYWFDVDRKVFPPGYGHTCVGMVWGDGGTYGTWWTANPEEIHGINYLPINGGSLYLGRDPAYVQENFANMLTSNRRFHNGGFEGDPEKVDRWHDILYEYLALANAEKAIEQYEQHGQDLPPEFGETRAHTFQWLHALRELGRFDDTIRADHPTAVVFTQDGKKHYLIYHPQATPQTVTFTDGVSYVAKTGWNRFASPE; encoded by the coding sequence TTGAATTTCCCAAAAGTCTTTATGGGTTGCGCTTGCTGTCTGGCGATGATGATCGCCGGGATGGCCGACAGCAGGGCTCAAACGATCGCCATCGGCAAGGGCGCCTACCGTACGGATCTGCCGCCCGACGCGGCCGGGAAGCCTCGCCTTCGCGTCGATGCGGCGCCGCTTGTTTCCGGTGCGATCGAAGGCGCCGTGCCGACATCGGACTGGTGGTCGTCGCTCGTGTGGCCCGTCCATTCGCAGCACTCCTTGCCCATGTTTCCGCATCCGCTGGGGGTGCAGGCGCATCCCCAGGGTTTGGGACTGGGGTACACGCCGACGCCCTCGATCTCTTCAAGCGAGAAAGACGGCGCCGTGTTCCAGTCGGGAACCAGCTACAAGTTTCCTTACAGGCAGAGTCTTCTGGTCGGCCTGCAGGGCGGAGAATCAAAAGCCGCCGTGCTGGACCGCTATTCCGACTGGTCGGTGACCGCGCTGTGGCAGAACGACCAGGACCAGTTGCGGGCGACGTTTGCGCATGGAAGCCCCTTTGTTTATTTCGAACGGGAGAGCGAGAAACCGATCGAAGTCGCCTTTAGCGCGGCCCCTGTTGACCGGAATGCAGAGCCGGTGCAGCCGCTTGTCTTTCGCTGGACGAAGATCACGGCGCCGCATACGGGCAAGCCGGGCGAGATCCGGCTCTCGGTCGACGCAGGCAAGCACATCGGCGTCGGTTCCCGGGCCCGTCTGGTGTACGACTTCGACGGCGACGGGAATACGGATCGCGTTGAAACGTTCGCCCTGTTCGCCACCGATCCCCGGGCGGATTCGTTTGAGAGTTACTCGTCCGCCAACCAGAAACTCGACGACCGTCTCACCCGGGGAGAAATGCAGGCGTTTCGCGGCGGCAGCGTCTCGCTGGAATTCTGGAAGTGTTTCGGCGAAGGCGAACTGTCGCTGCAGCTCAGCAAGTCGGCCGTGCGACTCCCCTTTGCCGGCGAAGAATCGACCGCGTTCCTGAAGCAGAGCGGCGAATTCGGCAAGCAGCCCGACGAGGCGATCGTCACGCTTAAAGAACCCGATCATCCGCCCGGCGCCGCCAAAGTTTTTTATGACGAGGGCGCCGTGGTGGGCGTGACCCTGAACGGCGCGCATTACGGAATCTTCGCCCCCAGCGGATCCCAATGGTCCGGCGTCACTGCCGGGAGGGCGGCGTCGCTGACCTCCGATCTGGCCGGCAAGGATTACCTGTCGGTCGTGGTGTTGCCCGATGACAAGCGGGAAACGCTGGAGTGGTTTCGCCGCCGGGCTTACGCCTTTGTGATCGACACGCGCGTCGCCTGGAAGTACGAACCCAGCCAGGCCGCGGTCGTTACGACTTATACCGTCACGACCGAAGCAAAAGAGGGCGACAATCGCGAGACGGCGATGGCCCTTTACCGGCACCAGTACCTGCATTTGAACGAAACGGTTCAGCTGACGGCCTTTCGCTACGCCAGTCCCCGCGGGGAAATGCAGTTGCTCTCTGGCGATCACTTTTCCACCACCATCCCGTTCCTGGGCGTCCTGCCGGCGCTCCCCAATCCCACAAGCGGCCACGCGGAACTCAAACAACGGGTCGATGCCGATATCCAGCAGATTCTCACTCGCGAAAAAACATTCGAACGAGAAGACTCCTACTGGAATGGCAAGGAGTTCGGCAAGTGGGCGGAACTGATTCAGATCGCCGATCAACTGGGCAAGACGGAGGCCAGGGACCAGCTGCTCTCGCTGCTCCAGGATCGTGTCGAAGACTGGCTGGACGGCCGGGACCAGCTGTTCTTTTACTACGACAAATCCTGGGGCGCGCTGATCGGATACCCGGACAGTTATGGCTCGGCCGATCAATTTAACGACCATCATTTTCACTACAGTTATTTCATCAAAGCTGCGGCGACGATCGCCCAGTTTGATCCCGCCTGGGCCGCGCCGGAAAACTATGGCGGCATGCTCGAATTGCTGATTCGCAATTGCGCGAACCAGGATCGCCAGGACAACCGTTTTCCGTGGATGCGAAATCTCGATCCCTACGCCGGCCACTCCTGGGCGTCGGGGCACGCCGGGTTCGCCTCGGGCAACAACCAGGAGTCCTCTTCGGAATCGATGAACTTCGCGACCGCGTTAATCCTCTACGGCCAGGCGACGCAGAACGACAAGATCCGCGACCTGGGGATCTACTGGCATAGCACCGAAGCGGAAGCGATCCGCCAGTACTGGTTCGACGTGGACCGCAAAGTCTTCCCGCCCGGTTACGGCCACACCTGCGTCGGCATGGTCTGGGGCGACGGCGGCACGTACGGCACCTGGTGGACCGCCAACCCGGAGGAGATTCACGGGATCAACTACCTACCGATCAACGGCGGCTCCCTGTATCTAGGACGCGATCCGGCCTATGTTCAGGAAAACTTCGCCAACATGCTGACCTCGAACCGCCGTTTTCACAACGGCGGATTCGAAGGCGACCCCGAGAAAGTCGATCGCTGGCACGATATTCTCTATGAATACCTGGCGTTAGCAAATGCAGAGAAAGCGATCGAACAGTATGAACAGCACGGTCAAGATCTGCCGCCCGAATTTGGAGAAACGCGCGCCCATACGTTCCAGTGGCTGCACGCGCTGCGCGAACTGGGCCGTTTCGACGACACGATCAGGGCCGACCATCCCACGGCAGTCGTGTTCACCCAGGACGGCAAGAAACATTACCTCATCTATCATCCGCAAGCTACGCCGCAGACGGTCACCTTTACCGACGGCGTGAGCTACGTCGCTAAAACCGGCTGGAACAGGTTTGCCTCGCCCGAATAG
- a CDS encoding DUF421 domain-containing protein, with the protein MAGSAIPCFGLLELSPAGLSPQPESTMMNEFTKWFAIPVDHLITIFISACVTYIAILVFTRMTGLRSFSKMSASDFAMTVAVGSLFASTISSASPPLLAGLFSLGLLFAGQALIASLRRRFGWFGKLVDNQPILLMVGRQMFHENLHRTNVTEADIYAKLREANALNYDEVRAVIFETTGDISVLHSAGPAELEPDFLKDVVDHQRLQAPAQV; encoded by the coding sequence ATGGCAGGCTCCGCGATCCCCTGTTTTGGATTACTTGAACTCTCGCCAGCTGGCCTGAGCCCCCAACCTGAAAGCACGATGATGAACGAATTTACGAAGTGGTTTGCGATTCCTGTCGACCACCTGATCACCATCTTCATTTCCGCGTGCGTGACGTATATCGCCATTCTGGTCTTCACGCGAATGACGGGCCTGCGCAGCTTCTCCAAGATGTCGGCCTCGGATTTCGCAATGACGGTGGCCGTGGGGTCTCTGTTTGCGTCGACCATTTCCTCCGCTTCGCCGCCATTGCTTGCGGGCCTTTTTTCCCTGGGTCTCTTGTTCGCCGGGCAAGCGCTAATCGCCAGCTTGCGGCGCCGGTTCGGTTGGTTTGGAAAACTGGTCGACAATCAGCCGATCCTGCTGATGGTCGGCAGACAAATGTTCCACGAAAACCTGCACCGGACCAACGTCACCGAGGCCGACATTTACGCTAAATTGCGCGAAGCAAACGCACTCAACTACGACGAGGTGCGAGCGGTCATTTTCGAAACCACCGGGGACATCTCGGTGCTTCACAGCGCAGGGCCAGCAGAGCTCGAGCCCGATTTCCTGAAAGACGTCGTCGACCATCAACGGCTGCAGGCTCCGGCCCAGGTTTGA
- a CDS encoding catalase yields the protein MAKKKPANPKAEPLPKLGPGGEPHQTAAKGDPSLTTNQGLPIADDQNTLTVGPRGPQLLEDFILREKITHFDHERIPERVVHARGYAAHGYFQTYKPHAKLTKAAFLQQPDVKTPVFCRFSTVAGRAGSFDTARDVRGFAVKFYTTEGNYDLVGNNMPVFFIQDAIKFPDLIHSVKPAPDRDFPQAQSAHDTFWDFVSLNPESMHMLMWVMSDRGIPRSFRMMEGFGVHTFRMVNSKGEAKFVKFHWRPKLGTFSLIWDEAVKISGADPDFHRRDLWNAIQMGDFPEWELSVQAFSEEDAAKFDFDVLDPTKLIPEELAPLIPLGKMVLDRNVDNFFAETEQVAFCPSHLVPGIDFSNDPLLQGRLFSYLDTQLSRLGSPNFHQIPINQAKCPVANFQRDGHMQTIVPTGRVANEPNTLDDGSPRENPTAGFQSYAAAESGDKLRIRPESFADHYTQARLFWKSMMEVEQRHIVGGFAFELGKCQEAKIRTRMLGHLQNIDEKLCKQVAEKLGMAGQGDKIKPAVAVGDPEPSKPLSQYSVAPPSLQGKKIGLLTTTGLDSELYNSLLDAAGKEGATVAVIAPHKGPIQTSGGKEVQPDDFLAGAPSALFDCVILAPAANKVDALASEAAAIDWLRDAFAHLKVIGFTAAAAKLFEKAHVDPQADDGIVDLDSKDLSAWIKQAKRHRIWDREPSVRS from the coding sequence ATGGCCAAGAAAAAACCAGCGAACCCCAAAGCGGAACCCCTCCCGAAACTCGGCCCAGGCGGCGAGCCCCATCAGACGGCGGCCAAGGGCGATCCATCGCTGACGACGAATCAGGGGCTGCCGATCGCCGATGATCAAAACACGCTGACCGTTGGACCGCGCGGGCCGCAACTGCTGGAGGACTTTATTCTCCGCGAGAAGATCACGCACTTCGATCACGAACGGATCCCGGAACGCGTCGTCCACGCCCGCGGCTATGCGGCCCATGGCTATTTCCAGACCTACAAACCCCACGCGAAGCTGACTAAAGCCGCGTTCCTGCAGCAGCCCGACGTGAAAACTCCCGTCTTCTGCCGGTTCTCCACCGTGGCCGGTCGCGCGGGTTCGTTCGATACCGCGCGCGACGTGCGCGGTTTCGCCGTGAAGTTTTATACAACGGAGGGAAACTACGACCTGGTCGGCAATAATATGCCGGTCTTCTTCATTCAGGATGCGATCAAATTTCCCGATCTGATTCACAGTGTGAAGCCGGCCCCCGATCGAGATTTTCCCCAGGCGCAATCAGCCCACGATACGTTCTGGGATTTCGTTTCGCTCAACCCCGAGAGCATGCATATGCTGATGTGGGTGATGTCGGACCGGGGGATTCCGCGATCGTTCCGCATGATGGAGGGATTTGGCGTTCATACCTTCCGCATGGTCAACTCCAAAGGGGAGGCGAAGTTCGTCAAGTTTCACTGGCGACCGAAACTGGGAACCTTCTCTCTCATCTGGGACGAAGCGGTGAAGATCTCTGGCGCCGACCCTGACTTTCATCGCCGCGATCTGTGGAATGCGATTCAAATGGGCGACTTCCCCGAGTGGGAATTGTCCGTGCAGGCGTTCAGCGAAGAGGACGCGGCCAAATTCGACTTCGATGTCCTCGACCCAACCAAGTTGATTCCCGAAGAACTGGCGCCGCTGATCCCGCTGGGAAAAATGGTGCTGGATCGCAATGTGGATAACTTCTTCGCCGAGACCGAGCAGGTGGCGTTCTGCCCTTCGCACCTGGTGCCGGGCATCGATTTCTCGAATGATCCGCTCCTGCAGGGCCGGCTGTTCTCCTATCTGGACACGCAACTGTCGCGGCTGGGAAGCCCCAACTTCCACCAGATTCCCATCAACCAGGCCAAATGCCCCGTTGCCAACTTCCAGCGCGACGGACACATGCAGACCATTGTCCCCACCGGCCGCGTCGCCAACGAACCGAATACGCTGGACGACGGCAGTCCGCGGGAGAACCCGACTGCCGGCTTCCAGTCCTATGCGGCGGCCGAGTCGGGCGACAAACTCCGCATCCGGCCCGAAAGCTTTGCGGATCATTACACCCAGGCTCGGCTGTTCTGGAAGTCGATGATGGAAGTCGAACAGCGGCACATTGTCGGCGGGTTCGCCTTTGAATTGGGCAAGTGCCAGGAAGCGAAAATTCGCACCCGGATGCTGGGGCATCTGCAGAACATTGATGAGAAACTCTGCAAACAGGTGGCGGAAAAGCTGGGCATGGCGGGACAGGGCGACAAGATCAAGCCTGCGGTTGCAGTTGGCGATCCCGAGCCGTCGAAACCTTTGTCGCAATACTCGGTCGCCCCGCCGTCGCTCCAGGGGAAAAAGATCGGCCTGTTGACCACCACCGGCTTGGATTCCGAGCTGTACAACTCGCTCCTGGATGCGGCCGGCAAAGAGGGCGCAACGGTGGCCGTCATTGCCCCGCACAAGGGACCGATCCAGACCAGCGGAGGAAAAGAAGTCCAGCCGGACGACTTTCTCGCCGGCGCCCCGTCGGCGCTTTTCGACTGCGTGATTCTGGCGCCGGCTGCCAACAAAGTGGACGCACTGGCGAGCGAAGCGGCAGCGATCGACTGGCTGCGAGACGCCTTTGCTCATCTCAAGGTGATTGGCTTTACTGCGGCCGCCGCGAAGCTTTTTGAAAAAGCGCACGTCGATCCCCAGGCAGACGACGGAATCGTCGACCTGGACAGCAAGGACCTGTCCGCCTGGATCAAACAGGCGAAACGCCATCGGATCTGGGATCGCGAACCGTCCGTCCGGTCGTAA
- a CDS encoding pectate lyase family protein → MTYHHNFFDGSQTRHPRVRIAETVHIFNNYYRGNEYGAASTNDAGLLVEGNSFEGVKMPTYTRYGDSKEPGRLVERLNLFVRSGKAQTAGAVKEVPYRYQLDKAEQIADLVRAGAGVGKVLLSLPD, encoded by the coding sequence GTGACTTATCACCACAACTTTTTCGACGGCAGCCAGACTCGGCATCCCCGCGTGAGAATTGCCGAGACGGTCCACATTTTCAACAACTATTATCGAGGCAATGAATACGGCGCCGCTTCGACCAACGACGCCGGGTTGCTGGTTGAGGGGAATTCCTTTGAAGGCGTGAAAATGCCCACCTACACGCGATACGGCGACTCGAAAGAACCGGGCCGCCTGGTCGAGCGTCTCAATCTGTTCGTCAGAAGCGGCAAGGCCCAGACAGCCGGCGCCGTCAAGGAAGTTCCCTACAGGTATCAACTGGATAAGGCCGAGCAAATTGCCGATCTCGTTCGGGCCGGGGCCGGCGTGGGCAAGGTATTGCTCTCGCTACCGGACTAG
- a CDS encoding pectate lyase family protein — protein MFRTFVVCFADSALPDRVEKLPAFPPFIFPERPTMRDILKLSTGLLLFLLPAAVSAGEPAATFESEPVGWASVEGATTGGKGGPVFRVSDEATLAAKLKGNEPATIVITGPIALESKVRVGSNKTLLGEGAQGRLTGAGLTLAKVNNVILRNLTIHDSDDDAINIEGESHHVWVDHCDLARSHDGLLDIKHGSDLITVSWCHFHDHHKTCLLGHSDKPSALAEDRGPRIKESSG, from the coding sequence GTGTTCCGTACTTTTGTCGTTTGCTTTGCCGATTCGGCCCTTCCTGATAGAGTCGAGAAGCTGCCTGCCTTTCCCCCGTTTATTTTTCCGGAGCGTCCGACCATGCGAGACATCCTCAAACTTTCGACCGGCCTTCTGCTTTTTTTACTGCCGGCCGCGGTCAGCGCCGGAGAGCCAGCGGCAACTTTCGAAAGCGAGCCGGTGGGTTGGGCCAGCGTTGAAGGGGCAACAACCGGCGGCAAGGGCGGTCCTGTATTCCGCGTCAGCGATGAAGCGACACTTGCGGCAAAGCTGAAAGGAAACGAACCGGCGACGATCGTCATTACTGGGCCGATTGCCCTGGAGTCGAAGGTCCGGGTTGGTTCCAACAAAACCCTTCTCGGGGAGGGAGCCCAAGGGCGGCTAACCGGGGCCGGTTTGACCCTGGCCAAGGTGAACAACGTCATCCTTCGCAATCTGACGATTCACGATTCGGACGACGATGCCATCAACATTGAGGGCGAGTCGCATCATGTCTGGGTTGATCACTGCGATCTGGCGCGTTCCCATGACGGCTTGCTCGACATCAAGCATGGCAGCGATTTGATCACCGTTTCCTGGTGTCATTTTCACGATCACCACAAGACTTGTCTGCTGGGACACAGCGACAAGCCGAGCGCCCTGGCCGAGGATCGAGGACCGAGGATAAAGGAAAGCTCCGGGTGA
- a CDS encoding acyl-CoA desaturase — translation MHPSRPLPQGDLLYGDSSADRLDKPAGVHFQLDWRYALPIAAVHLLACLAFFPYFFSWTGLVLCLTGVYFYGLFGINICYHRLLTHRSFRCPAWLEKILVVIAVCCLEDAPASWVAAHRLHHKDADDQPDPHTPLAGFLWSHVGWLLTKNDDVRNVNVYDRYARDVLRTPFYLWLQRGSNGLIVYLLHALLYLLAGAAGGWLLSRDLGTAIQSGLSVLVWGVLLRTVIVWHVSWSVNSLSHLFGYRPFETAENSRNNWLVAALSSGEGWHNNHHADPASASNWIRWWEVDLVYLLILGMEKLGLASDVIRPSHQRRLRDAGTRV, via the coding sequence ATGCATCCCTCGCGCCCCCTCCCACAAGGGGACCTTTTGTACGGCGATTCTTCTGCGGATCGCCTCGATAAACCTGCCGGCGTTCACTTTCAGCTCGATTGGCGGTATGCACTCCCCATCGCCGCCGTGCATCTGCTGGCCTGCCTGGCGTTTTTCCCCTATTTCTTCAGTTGGACAGGCCTGGTGCTTTGCCTGACAGGCGTCTACTTTTATGGCCTGTTCGGCATCAATATCTGCTACCACCGGTTGCTGACGCATCGCAGTTTTCGTTGCCCGGCGTGGCTGGAAAAGATCCTCGTGGTGATTGCTGTCTGTTGCCTTGAAGACGCTCCGGCAAGCTGGGTGGCCGCGCATCGGTTGCATCATAAAGACGCCGACGATCAGCCGGACCCGCACACTCCGCTGGCCGGTTTTCTCTGGAGCCATGTGGGCTGGCTACTGACAAAGAACGACGACGTGCGGAATGTTAATGTGTATGATCGTTACGCCAGGGACGTTTTGCGCACGCCGTTTTATTTATGGCTGCAGCGCGGTTCGAACGGCCTGATCGTGTATCTGCTGCATGCCTTGCTGTATCTGCTCGCCGGGGCCGCCGGCGGCTGGCTGCTGTCGCGCGATCTCGGCACGGCGATCCAGTCAGGACTCAGCGTCCTGGTCTGGGGAGTCCTGTTGCGTACGGTCATCGTCTGGCATGTCAGCTGGTCGGTGAATTCCCTTTCCCACCTGTTCGGATACCGCCCCTTCGAGACGGCCGAGAACAGCCGAAACAATTGGCTTGTCGCCGCCCTGTCCAGCGGGGAAGGCTGGCACAACAATCACCACGCCGACCCCGCGAGCGCTTCGAACTGGATTCGCTGGTGGGAGGTGGACCTGGTGTATCTGTTGATCCTCGGCATGGAAAAACTGGGCCTGGCCAGCGACGTCATCCGCCCTTCCCATCAACGCCGCCTGCGCGACGCCGGAACACGCGTTTAG
- a CDS encoding ADP-ribosylation family protein, translated as MSILDRRNFLRMTTSAVGLTLLTGCGPAGKSNQQNVEKAAAMKHERDEQLHALYGIRFPRDFFDFWEWYNELPPEFVNTFEEELGIRLVGPFDVLAGKFDDVKLRYPAVLHWRYLYDPPEFFTVFSGNTDGLHWGYWFDDPARLPPVVSAFWASDAFELWSPGSTLFEAVASWSDGAKESLEENIEHDPDHADEYRDSLAALTKFERRLPTTSCSVSRKPTHQTPELMGVVIPPHAGKAGPETTQTLQDWQRSARQIESQQSRNGTRERERKPHRCAGQASPQRRFIKRLNSQRCAVHPSALDQPVSTAPARQAVENWYHQGFMG; from the coding sequence ATGAGCATTCTGGATCGGCGCAATTTTCTGCGAATGACAACGTCTGCCGTTGGATTAACGCTTCTTACCGGCTGTGGGCCCGCTGGGAAGTCGAACCAGCAGAACGTCGAGAAAGCGGCAGCCATGAAACATGAGCGAGACGAACAGTTGCACGCCCTCTACGGCATCCGGTTTCCCAGGGACTTCTTCGATTTCTGGGAGTGGTATAACGAGTTGCCGCCCGAGTTTGTGAATACCTTCGAGGAAGAACTTGGCATCCGACTTGTCGGACCGTTTGACGTGCTGGCCGGCAAGTTTGACGACGTGAAACTACGGTATCCGGCTGTCCTTCACTGGCGATACCTGTACGATCCTCCGGAGTTCTTCACGGTATTTTCCGGTAACACGGATGGGCTGCATTGGGGTTATTGGTTTGACGATCCAGCCAGGCTCCCGCCTGTGGTTTCCGCTTTTTGGGCATCCGATGCCTTCGAGCTCTGGTCGCCGGGAAGTACGCTGTTTGAGGCGGTCGCAAGCTGGAGCGACGGGGCCAAGGAAAGCCTGGAAGAGAATATCGAGCACGACCCAGACCATGCGGACGAGTATCGAGATAGCCTGGCAGCCCTGACGAAGTTCGAGCGACGGCTACCGACTACATCGTGCTCCGTATCGAGGAAGCCAACGCACCAGACGCCCGAATTGATGGGGGTCGTGATCCCTCCCCACGCCGGCAAAGCGGGGCCAGAGACTACCCAGACTTTACAGGATTGGCAGAGGTCTGCAAGGCAAATCGAATCACAGCAAAGCAGGAACGGTACGCGCGAAAGGGAAAGAAAACCACATCGCTGCGCAGGGCAAGCAAGCCCTCAAAGACGTTTCATTAAACGACTTAACTCGCAACGATGTGCGGTTCATCCCTCGGCCCTGGATCAACCAGTCTCGACGGCCCCTGCCCGCCAGGCCGTCGAGAACTGGTATCACCAGGGTTTCATGGGTTAA
- a CDS encoding sigma-70 family RNA polymerase sigma factor: MPDDEVTLWILNAQQGGEDACRKLWEHYVGRLLHLARRKISNLPKSQFDENDIVQSTMNSFFQYLRDREETIEGRDELWRLLATITGRKAIAAQRKVFAKKRRPQAADGDGTIEVFDVETLITSEPTPEFAAELAEECELLLNKLEKAAPLLRKIAELKLNGHTNRECAEICNTTERTIERKLNRIRLIGSEQNE; this comes from the coding sequence ATGCCCGATGACGAAGTGACGCTGTGGATCTTAAATGCGCAGCAGGGAGGCGAGGACGCTTGCCGAAAACTCTGGGAGCATTACGTGGGGCGATTGCTGCACTTGGCGCGGCGAAAAATTTCGAATCTTCCCAAATCGCAATTTGACGAAAACGACATCGTGCAAAGTACGATGAATAGTTTCTTTCAATACCTGCGAGACCGGGAAGAAACGATCGAGGGACGCGACGAATTATGGCGACTGTTAGCGACCATCACGGGTCGCAAGGCGATCGCCGCCCAACGGAAAGTTTTTGCGAAAAAGCGTCGGCCTCAAGCTGCCGATGGCGATGGAACTATTGAAGTCTTCGATGTCGAAACGCTCATCACTTCGGAACCCACCCCCGAATTTGCGGCGGAACTGGCAGAGGAGTGCGAACTGCTCCTGAATAAACTGGAAAAGGCAGCCCCTCTGTTAAGAAAAATTGCGGAGTTGAAATTAAATGGGCACACTAATCGCGAATGCGCCGAAATTTGCAACACTACAGAGCGGACGATCGAACGCAAACTCAATCGCATACGTCTGATCGGGTCGGAACAGAATGAATGA